From one Esox lucius isolate fEsoLuc1 chromosome 11, fEsoLuc1.pri, whole genome shotgun sequence genomic stretch:
- the LOC117595339 gene encoding uncharacterized protein LOC117595339 isoform X1, giving the protein MNDNAKDFTMITPLFMFVWLSRTSYIEPVQVIPPGIPVSVYAKMFYNISQPSDVCGQLEYDVLQFTCCDGKLHNGPRLSCCGSNAFSITQASCCQGQLTVNVSQLVSDCCGYKAYDPLNYLCCNTRILKRNKPYSKCCGKEVFDSHQLCCGVEKIVLTKISSNHKCCGNQQYDNKRQCCNYTVVTTRNLDGQCHVSNDTMITKPALTNRPNNCPPGEKGCGGACYYPTTEQCCNTSFQGPYPSGQKCYQGQAAYCGSSYYNPEKETCCAGSVKNRVHGNNLCCGTYPYSVVDEDRFCCNQSLSYERKEGKRCSRSGHLYQPDSQLVCESYVNRPGNHCCGKTTYDPQTEICCNGHRHGSFVNVSCCGKEAYNRSSGEKKCCAGTLYDLPLQGQHTNESQCCGSVLMEAGSTQTCCFAPGLALVYTTQPGFSCCGHLYPNTSLWSCCAGVLQPWTERQTRNHNESPGPRLLQLEDLYEDVCHNNVYIGTVETVSVRKNQMSVVMKNAVFLMLSKNQVRALSNPEYLRLSDHCSSPELVPGNTYIWMKANRTLEDIRFISDISDHPSPIYSILSMCSF; this is encoded by the exons ATGAACGATAATGCTAAAGACTTCACCATGATAACCCCATTATTTATGTTTG TTTGGTTGTCTCGAACCAGTTACATTGAACCTG TGCAGGTTATTCCTCCTGGAATACCAGTCTCTGTCTATGCTAAGATGTTCTATAACAT CTCACAACCAAGTGACGTCTGTGGCCAACTGGAATATGATGTTCTGCAGTTCACCTGTTGTGATGGAAAACTACACAATGGGCCGAGGCTGTCCTGCTGCGGAAGCAATGCCTTCAGCATCACCCAGGCTTCTTGTTGTCAAG GTCAGCTGACTGTTAATGTGAGCCAGCTTGTGTCAGATTGCTGCGGGTACAAAGCCTACGACCCACTCAACTATCTGTGCTGTAACACACGGATACTTAAAAGGAACAAACCCTATTCCAAGTGTTGTGGAAAAG AGGTTTTTGACAGTCACCAGCTTTGCTGTGGAGTGGAAAAGATAGTCCTGACCAAAATCTCCAGTAACCACAAGTGTTGTGGAAACCAACAGTATGACAACAAAAGACAATGCTGCAATTATACTGTAGTAACCACAAGGAATCTGGATGGACAATGCCATGTATCAAATGACACAATGATAACAAAA ccGGCCCTGACAAATAGACCTAACAACTG TCCCCCTGGGGAGAAGGGCTGTGGTGGAGCCTGTTATTACCCGACAACAGAGCAGTGCTGTAATACCTCTTTCCAGGGGCCATATCCCTCTGGCCAGAAATGCTATCAAG GTCAGGCTGCTTACTGTGGATCCTCATATTACAATCCAGAAAAAGAAACATGTTGTGCTGGGAGTGTGAAAAACAGGGTGCATGGAAACAATCTG TGTTGTGGTACATATCCCTATAGTGTAGTGGATGAAGACCGTTTCTGCTGCAACCAGAGCTTGTCCTACGAGCGGAAGGAGGGAAAGCGCTGCTCCCGGAGTGGCCACTTGTATCAGCCAGACAGCCAGTTGGTGTGTGAGTCATATGTCAACAGACCtgggaaccactgctgtggAAAGACCACCTACGACCCCCAGACTGAGATCTGCTGCAACGGGCACAG ACACGGcagttttgtgaatgtgtcctGCTGTGGGAAGGAGGCCTACAACCGGAGCAGTGGAGAGAAGAAGTGCtgtgcaggtaccctgtatgatCTGCCCCTTCAGGGCCAGCACACAAATGAGTCCCAGTGTTGTGGAAGTGTCCTGATGGAGGCTGGCTCCACACAAACCTGTTGCTTCGCGCCGGGACTTGCCCTGGTCTACACAACCCAACCGGGCTTCAGCTGCTGTGGGCACCTCTACCCTAACACCTCCCTCTGGTCCTGCTGCGCTGGGGTCCTGCAACCATGGACAGAGCGGCAAACCAGGAACCACAATGAGAGTCCAG GTCCCAGGCTTCTTCAGCTGGAGGATCTGTATGAAGATGTGTGTCATAACAATG TTTACATAGGGACAGTGGAGACTGTGTCTGTGAGGAAAAACCAGATGTCTGTTGTGATGAAGAACGCCGTGTTCTTGATGCTCTCAAAGAACCAGGTCCGGGCCCTGTCTAACCCTGAATATCTGAGGTTGTCTGACCACTGCAGCTCCCCCGAGCTGGTGCCAGGAAACACTTACATCTGGATGAAAGCAAATCGTACCCTGGAGGACATACGCTTCATCTCTGACATCAGTGATCACCCATCCCCTATTTACTCTATTCTTTCCATGTGCAGCTTCTGA
- the LOC117595339 gene encoding uncharacterized protein LOC117595339 isoform X3, whose amino-acid sequence MFYNISQPSDVCGQLEYDVLQFTCCDGKLHNGPRLSCCGSNAFSITQASCCQGQLTVNVSQLVSDCCGYKAYDPLNYLCCNTRILKRNKPYSKCCGKEVFDSHQLCCGVEKIVLTKISSNHKCCGNQQYDNKRQCCNYTVVTTRNLDGQCHVSNDTMITKPALTNRPNNCPPGEKGCGGACYYPTTEQCCNTSFQGPYPSGQKCYQGQAAYCGSSYYNPEKETCCAGSVKNRVHGNNLCCGTYPYSVVDEDRFCCNQSLSYERKEGKRCSRSGHLYQPDSQLVCESYVNRPGNHCCGKTTYDPQTEICCNGHRHGSFVNVSCCGKEAYNRSSGEKKCCAGTLYDLPLQGQHTNESQCCGSVLMEAGSTQTCCFAPGLALVYTTQPGFSCCGHLYPNTSLWSCCAGVLQPWTERQTRNHNESPGPRLLQLEDLYEDVCHNNVYIGTVETVSVRKNQMSVVMKNAVFLMLSKNQVRALSNPEYLRLSDHCSSPELVPGNTYIWMKANRTLEDIRFISDISDHPSPIYSILSMCSF is encoded by the exons ATGTTCTATAACAT CTCACAACCAAGTGACGTCTGTGGCCAACTGGAATATGATGTTCTGCAGTTCACCTGTTGTGATGGAAAACTACACAATGGGCCGAGGCTGTCCTGCTGCGGAAGCAATGCCTTCAGCATCACCCAGGCTTCTTGTTGTCAAG GTCAGCTGACTGTTAATGTGAGCCAGCTTGTGTCAGATTGCTGCGGGTACAAAGCCTACGACCCACTCAACTATCTGTGCTGTAACACACGGATACTTAAAAGGAACAAACCCTATTCCAAGTGTTGTGGAAAAG AGGTTTTTGACAGTCACCAGCTTTGCTGTGGAGTGGAAAAGATAGTCCTGACCAAAATCTCCAGTAACCACAAGTGTTGTGGAAACCAACAGTATGACAACAAAAGACAATGCTGCAATTATACTGTAGTAACCACAAGGAATCTGGATGGACAATGCCATGTATCAAATGACACAATGATAACAAAA ccGGCCCTGACAAATAGACCTAACAACTG TCCCCCTGGGGAGAAGGGCTGTGGTGGAGCCTGTTATTACCCGACAACAGAGCAGTGCTGTAATACCTCTTTCCAGGGGCCATATCCCTCTGGCCAGAAATGCTATCAAG GTCAGGCTGCTTACTGTGGATCCTCATATTACAATCCAGAAAAAGAAACATGTTGTGCTGGGAGTGTGAAAAACAGGGTGCATGGAAACAATCTG TGTTGTGGTACATATCCCTATAGTGTAGTGGATGAAGACCGTTTCTGCTGCAACCAGAGCTTGTCCTACGAGCGGAAGGAGGGAAAGCGCTGCTCCCGGAGTGGCCACTTGTATCAGCCAGACAGCCAGTTGGTGTGTGAGTCATATGTCAACAGACCtgggaaccactgctgtggAAAGACCACCTACGACCCCCAGACTGAGATCTGCTGCAACGGGCACAG ACACGGcagttttgtgaatgtgtcctGCTGTGGGAAGGAGGCCTACAACCGGAGCAGTGGAGAGAAGAAGTGCtgtgcaggtaccctgtatgatCTGCCCCTTCAGGGCCAGCACACAAATGAGTCCCAGTGTTGTGGAAGTGTCCTGATGGAGGCTGGCTCCACACAAACCTGTTGCTTCGCGCCGGGACTTGCCCTGGTCTACACAACCCAACCGGGCTTCAGCTGCTGTGGGCACCTCTACCCTAACACCTCCCTCTGGTCCTGCTGCGCTGGGGTCCTGCAACCATGGACAGAGCGGCAAACCAGGAACCACAATGAGAGTCCAG GTCCCAGGCTTCTTCAGCTGGAGGATCTGTATGAAGATGTGTGTCATAACAATG TTTACATAGGGACAGTGGAGACTGTGTCTGTGAGGAAAAACCAGATGTCTGTTGTGATGAAGAACGCCGTGTTCTTGATGCTCTCAAAGAACCAGGTCCGGGCCCTGTCTAACCCTGAATATCTGAGGTTGTCTGACCACTGCAGCTCCCCCGAGCTGGTGCCAGGAAACACTTACATCTGGATGAAAGCAAATCGTACCCTGGAGGACATACGCTTCATCTCTGACATCAGTGATCACCCATCCCCTATTTACTCTATTCTTTCCATGTGCAGCTTCTGA
- the LOC117595339 gene encoding uncharacterized protein LOC117595339 isoform X2 → MNDNAKDFTMITPLFMFVQVIPPGIPVSVYAKMFYNISQPSDVCGQLEYDVLQFTCCDGKLHNGPRLSCCGSNAFSITQASCCQGQLTVNVSQLVSDCCGYKAYDPLNYLCCNTRILKRNKPYSKCCGKEVFDSHQLCCGVEKIVLTKISSNHKCCGNQQYDNKRQCCNYTVVTTRNLDGQCHVSNDTMITKPALTNRPNNCPPGEKGCGGACYYPTTEQCCNTSFQGPYPSGQKCYQGQAAYCGSSYYNPEKETCCAGSVKNRVHGNNLCCGTYPYSVVDEDRFCCNQSLSYERKEGKRCSRSGHLYQPDSQLVCESYVNRPGNHCCGKTTYDPQTEICCNGHRHGSFVNVSCCGKEAYNRSSGEKKCCAGTLYDLPLQGQHTNESQCCGSVLMEAGSTQTCCFAPGLALVYTTQPGFSCCGHLYPNTSLWSCCAGVLQPWTERQTRNHNESPGPRLLQLEDLYEDVCHNNVYIGTVETVSVRKNQMSVVMKNAVFLMLSKNQVRALSNPEYLRLSDHCSSPELVPGNTYIWMKANRTLEDIRFISDISDHPSPIYSILSMCSF, encoded by the exons ATGAACGATAATGCTAAAGACTTCACCATGATAACCCCATTATTTATGTTTG TGCAGGTTATTCCTCCTGGAATACCAGTCTCTGTCTATGCTAAGATGTTCTATAACAT CTCACAACCAAGTGACGTCTGTGGCCAACTGGAATATGATGTTCTGCAGTTCACCTGTTGTGATGGAAAACTACACAATGGGCCGAGGCTGTCCTGCTGCGGAAGCAATGCCTTCAGCATCACCCAGGCTTCTTGTTGTCAAG GTCAGCTGACTGTTAATGTGAGCCAGCTTGTGTCAGATTGCTGCGGGTACAAAGCCTACGACCCACTCAACTATCTGTGCTGTAACACACGGATACTTAAAAGGAACAAACCCTATTCCAAGTGTTGTGGAAAAG AGGTTTTTGACAGTCACCAGCTTTGCTGTGGAGTGGAAAAGATAGTCCTGACCAAAATCTCCAGTAACCACAAGTGTTGTGGAAACCAACAGTATGACAACAAAAGACAATGCTGCAATTATACTGTAGTAACCACAAGGAATCTGGATGGACAATGCCATGTATCAAATGACACAATGATAACAAAA ccGGCCCTGACAAATAGACCTAACAACTG TCCCCCTGGGGAGAAGGGCTGTGGTGGAGCCTGTTATTACCCGACAACAGAGCAGTGCTGTAATACCTCTTTCCAGGGGCCATATCCCTCTGGCCAGAAATGCTATCAAG GTCAGGCTGCTTACTGTGGATCCTCATATTACAATCCAGAAAAAGAAACATGTTGTGCTGGGAGTGTGAAAAACAGGGTGCATGGAAACAATCTG TGTTGTGGTACATATCCCTATAGTGTAGTGGATGAAGACCGTTTCTGCTGCAACCAGAGCTTGTCCTACGAGCGGAAGGAGGGAAAGCGCTGCTCCCGGAGTGGCCACTTGTATCAGCCAGACAGCCAGTTGGTGTGTGAGTCATATGTCAACAGACCtgggaaccactgctgtggAAAGACCACCTACGACCCCCAGACTGAGATCTGCTGCAACGGGCACAG ACACGGcagttttgtgaatgtgtcctGCTGTGGGAAGGAGGCCTACAACCGGAGCAGTGGAGAGAAGAAGTGCtgtgcaggtaccctgtatgatCTGCCCCTTCAGGGCCAGCACACAAATGAGTCCCAGTGTTGTGGAAGTGTCCTGATGGAGGCTGGCTCCACACAAACCTGTTGCTTCGCGCCGGGACTTGCCCTGGTCTACACAACCCAACCGGGCTTCAGCTGCTGTGGGCACCTCTACCCTAACACCTCCCTCTGGTCCTGCTGCGCTGGGGTCCTGCAACCATGGACAGAGCGGCAAACCAGGAACCACAATGAGAGTCCAG GTCCCAGGCTTCTTCAGCTGGAGGATCTGTATGAAGATGTGTGTCATAACAATG TTTACATAGGGACAGTGGAGACTGTGTCTGTGAGGAAAAACCAGATGTCTGTTGTGATGAAGAACGCCGTGTTCTTGATGCTCTCAAAGAACCAGGTCCGGGCCCTGTCTAACCCTGAATATCTGAGGTTGTCTGACCACTGCAGCTCCCCCGAGCTGGTGCCAGGAAACACTTACATCTGGATGAAAGCAAATCGTACCCTGGAGGACATACGCTTCATCTCTGACATCAGTGATCACCCATCCCCTATTTACTCTATTCTTTCCATGTGCAGCTTCTGA